TGCCGGTTTGAAGACTCTGGAAAGCGTCCCCGAGTCGGACCTCCCCGCGCCGCTCGCCGAGGGTCGCCGCAAGCTGATCGCGATCGCTGAGCACCTCCGCGAAGAGGGCACCCTGGAACTGGACGACGCCGTGCACGCCATCTGAGAGTCAACCGCCCTCGAACCGTCGACGGAGCCGCCATGATTCGTCACCTTGCGTTCGCGTTCCTGCTGGCCGCCTCGCCCGCGTTCGCCCAGGCCCCGGTTTATCCGAAGGCGGAACGCGTCGACGCCCTCGCCCAGGCGGAGTTCGCCGCACAGGAGGCGGTCGGCCTGGCGGTGGTCGTGATCGACGGCGGCGAGATCGCCTGGTCGCGAGGCTACGGCCATGCCGATCGCGAGGCCGACGTGCCGGTAGATCCCGCGAAAACACAGTTCCGCTGGGCCTCCATCTCCAAGCCGGTGACGGCCGTCGCGGCGCTGCAACTGGCGGAGAAGAAGAAGCTCGACCTCGACGCCGACGTCCGATCGTACGTCCCAGAGTTTCCCGACAAGGGCGTGAAGATCACGCCCCGCGAGTTGCTCTGCCACCAGGGGGGGATCGTCCACTACACGAACGGCCCCGTCGTTCGAACGTTCCAGACCTACACCGATCCGCACCCCTTCGCCGACGTGGTGAAGGCCCTGGACGAGTTCAAGGAATCGCCGCTGATCTGCCCGCCCGGCACGAAATACTCGTATACGACTCACGGCTTCATGCTGCTGGCGGCCGTCGTCGAGCGTGCGGGAGGGGAGCGCTACGCCGACCAGGTTCACAAACGGATCGCGGAGCCGCTCGGCATGAAGGACTTCCGCCCCGACTACCAGTGGGAAGCCATCCCCAACCGGGCGGCCGGTTACCACAAAAACGAGGGCAAGATCGTCCGTCGCGATCCGGAGCACGACGTCAGTTGGAAGCTGGGAGGCGGCGGCTTCACCTCGCCGGCCGTCGACCTGGCGCGATTCGGCGTCGGGCTGATCCAGCACAAAGTCGTGGACCAGGAGACCGAGCGGGCGATGTGGACGCCCAACAAGCCGTCCGACCCCACCGGCGCGAAGCCCTACGGCTATGGGTTCTTCATCCACGAACTCGATGACGGCCGGAAACTCGTCGGCCACGACGGCAGCCAGGAGAAGAGCCGCACCGGCCTGCTCCTCAACCCTCAGACCGGCAAGGGGGTTGCGGTCATGTCGAACTCAGAGTGGT
This genomic stretch from Paludisphaera rhizosphaerae harbors:
- a CDS encoding serine hydrolase domain-containing protein, whose translation is MIRHLAFAFLLAASPAFAQAPVYPKAERVDALAQAEFAAQEAVGLAVVVIDGGEIAWSRGYGHADREADVPVDPAKTQFRWASISKPVTAVAALQLAEKKKLDLDADVRSYVPEFPDKGVKITPRELLCHQGGIVHYTNGPVVRTFQTYTDPHPFADVVKALDEFKESPLICPPGTKYSYTTHGFMLLAAVVERAGGERYADQVHKRIAEPLGMKDFRPDYQWEAIPNRAAGYHKNEGKIVRRDPEHDVSWKLGGGGFTSPAVDLARFGVGLIQHKVVDQETERAMWTPNKPSDPTGAKPYGYGFFIHELDDGRKLVGHDGSQEKSRTGLLLNPQTGKGVAVMSNSEWFNPMKLARKALDAIE